Proteins found in one Pararge aegeria chromosome 12, ilParAegt1.1, whole genome shotgun sequence genomic segment:
- the LOC120628124 gene encoding protein D3-like yields MVSTYILLIGHTLLLIIRIHTSHCQANMSATSAFKSSKIVPDVVDTAPKDTIQLSYPSGSKAELGNELTPTQVKDQPTVSYPADPDSFYTLIFTDPDNYDGPELVYREWHHWLVVNIPGNDVTKGDVLSGYIGSGPPEGTGIHRYVYILFKQPKKLVFDEKKLDNKSIDGRAAFSTKKFAEKYNLGAPVAGNFYRAQFDDYVPKLYKSLGV; encoded by the exons ATGGTCAGTACCTACATATTACTTATCGGCCATACGTTGTTGTTAATCATTCGTATACACACGTCTCATTGCCAAG CCAACATGTCCGCCACAAGTGCCTTCAAGTCCAGTAAAATTGTACCCGATGTTGTTGATACTGCGCCTAAGGATACCATACAG cTAAGCTACCCGAGTGGTTCTAAAGCAGAACTCGGTAACGAACTAACACCGACGCAAGTCAAAGATCAACCGACGGTATCTTATCCAGCTGACCCCGATTCATTCTATACGCTTATCTTCACTG atccAGACAACTATGACGGTCCCGAGCTAGTATACCGTGAATGGCACCACTGGCTCGTGGTCAACATCCCAGGCAATGACGTGACAAAAGGCGATGTCCTCTCCGGTTACATCGGCTCAGGTCCCCCAGAAGGCACTGGCATCCACCGCTACGTTTATATACTGTTCAAGCAACCGAAAAAACTGGTCTTCGATGAAAAGAAACTGGATAACAA GTCTATTGATGGTCGTGCTGCCTTCTCTACGAAGAAGTTCGCTGAGAAGTACAATCTGGGAGCACCAGTTGCTGGAAACTTCTACCGTGCACAGTTCGACGACTATGTACCTAAATTGTACAAGAGTTTAGgagtttaa
- the LOC120628151 gene encoding protein D1-like: MFVFICLTILQLITGYVAAPESMVAQAFQNDKIVSKVVLNPPSELISVTYPGVSIYLGTTVQPLQTLAQPVVSYEGDDNELYTLMFFGPDLPPSVNVPLTQFLHWLVVNIPGRDISKGDTISSYFPPTPYPGGFPYIFILYKQDGMLNTTEIPDMSFILRRPNFSPMEFAEKYNLNGPIAGNFMHESYLSVIPEVLQTFYNILGNAFG, translated from the exons atgtttgtttttatttgcctTACGATTCTGCAACTGATAACGGGTTACGTAGCGGCTCCTGAGTCCATGGTTGCCCAGGCATTCCAGAATGACAAAATAGTGTCTAAAGTTGTACTTAATCCACCGTCGGAACTTATTTCG GTGACCTACCCAGGCGTATCGATATATCTAGGAACGACAGTGCAACCATTGCAGACTCTGGCGCAACCGGTGGTTTCGTATGAAGGAGATGATAATGAGCTTTACACGCTTATGTTTTTCg GACCAGACCTGCCACCCTCCGTTAATGTTCCCTTAACACAGTTCCTCCATTGGCTTGTCGTAAATATTCCCGGTCGTGACATCAGCAAGGGAGATACGATTTCATCATATTTCCCTCCCACGCCCTACCCCGGCGGATtcccatatatttttattctctaCAAGCAAGATGGGATGTTAAACACAACTGAAATTCCAGATATGAG TTTTATTCTCCGTCGTCCGAATTTCTCTCCCATGGAATTCGCTGAGAAGTATAACCTAAACGGTCCAATAGCCGGCAATTTTATGCACGAATCATATTTGTCGGTTATTCCTGAG gtaCTGCAGACGTTTTATAACATTCTGGGAAATGCCTTTGGCTAA